The segment GTGCAGCCACCAACGAGAACCTCATCGATATAGCCTTTCTCAAAAAGATGGTTCAGGTAATTCACAAAGGAGAAGGACCTACCCCTGCGCTCATCCCTCAGGTATACAAACGGAAGTATCTTGTTCTTCCCGGCAAGCTGCTGGCGTATCATCTCGGTGCTTTCCACATCGTTGACCTCGGCTGCATTGAAGATCGTACAACCTTCAAGTTCCATCCACCGGGGCTGCATGGCCTTTAGATAGGAATCAAGCTCCTCGAACGGTATCGGCTCACTGCCAACCTCATCGAGAACGTAATTTAAAGAATGTACAGTTTCAGAACCCAGAAGACCCCTGTGCTCATCGGGGACCTCCACATTCCTGACAGTAGCCCCTCGCTTTTCGATCTCTTTTTTCATGTAATCCTGCAAAACCTCATTCTGCTCACAATTGATAACAACAGTACCTTTAGGGATCGAACGGGCAAATGCTCGTGCGATCTCACTTTTATCCCTGCCAAGTGTGGAGAGGTGGTCCTGTCTCACATTGGTGACCACCACGATATGTGGTTTTACAAAGACATCGTTGACCATCCTTGTGGTATATTCGGTGATCGCCTGATTTTCAAAGATAGCAACATCCTTCCTTTCATCAGGAGTATAGGACTCAATGACAGGTATGAACTCCTGATAACCATGGATATTCTCATAGAGCGTTACATTTGGACCCATTCTTTCGATAGGTATCGTAAATCCGTTGACGATAAGATGAGGACGGTTTCCTGTCACCTTTGCAAGCGTATTATAGCCACGCCTTGTGAAGATCTCAGAGAGACGATGAACAGTGGAAGATTTACCCCGGATACCCACCACATCAATGCGTGTATCTGTCAGATCCAGAAGATCACGGTGCTTGTGACCTCTTTTAAGGAAACAATTAAAGCAGCCAAAGGGGCCGTGTTTCTCGATCTTGAGAGTCAGCAGGTCATCGCTTTCGTCCATTACGAATACCTTGACCGCACCAACCATATCCCGAAGTAGTTCCTTGCGCATCTCTTTGGCATCTTCGTGGACATCGAAGTGCCTTGCACTACATGCAACGGTATTGCCACTACAGAATGTCAGGTGCCAGTCTATAGCATCCGCATTTTCAATTTCCATTGAAGGAATTTCATCAAGAGGTATATCCTGGTATGCGTTTATTCCCGCAAGTCTTGCAGCCATTGCACGTACACGGTCGACCTCCCTCCAGGCCTCGGAGGAACTGGAGAACATCTTCCCGCTGTAAGCAAGCATCTCCTCCTTGTTCCGCAATCTCCAGGTCCATCCACCGGACTTATTGTATATCTCATAGATTGCGCGTTTCATTCGTCTTCCTCCGAGAACAGTGAAGCATTCCAGACATGTTCGTCCAGTGGTTTGCGTACCCAGTTGTACTTTACAAATGCAATGGAAATAGCAGCCCCCAGCACTACTACAAGCAACTGGACAAGCCCGAACTCATGGAACAAGCCCTGTGGCTGCCCTTCTCCAAGAGCTCTTGCAAGGACTATAAGCGGTGCCAGCAAAGATAACTGCAAAGGCACGAACAATTTCCGCTCTGCAGGAGGCGTAACATGAAGGTTATATGCATTTAACCCCGCGATCAATCCAAGGAAGAAGATCGACAGCCCACGCGATACCGGGAAAATGAACACTAATGGAATCGTCAACAGCAGGGAAATGCAGGTCCCAAGCCCGATCAGGTTCCTTCCATAGATCAAAGTTGCCTTCTGAATCAGACTTATACCAATAAAGGAAGCAAAAAGATTGATAAAATAAAGTGCAAAGAACCACTTGTTCTCAATTGAGAATATCGCAAGGATAGCCATTGAGACCACGCCCACGCGTATCCCGGAGACCTTCCTGACAAACTCAGAAAGTATCAGGGAGACCATGAAAAGGATAAATGCAGAAAAACGATCGATTATCGCAGGTGCGGGATAAGTATCCACAGCTGCATTCTTCAGGAGAGCCAGGTCAGATGTCGGACTGAAAAGGATCGCAGGTGTTAGCATGCCTATGGCATCGCTGATGGCAGGGGTCACAAGGAACCAGGCTGCTGCCACAAGCCCAATGAATATGCCAACAGATGCCATTGCATCATGCAGCCTGTATTCCGGTTTGATCCTGGAATAATTATAAGCTGCAAGCCCCGGAAGGATGCTTCCAAAGAACACAACATCAGTAAGATCATACCCGACCCCTTTCATAAAAAAGAGAGCTATAACAGGCAATACAGAACCAAGCAACAGTGTTGCAACAAGTTCATCTCTTCCATAGATCATGGTCTTCTTCTGCAAATAACGAAGTCCCACATATGCAATTATAGCACCTGCAAAGAACAACGGCAGCATGAGGAAATTCTTGCACGTATAAACAGCAAGTACCGGTACGACTATAACTCCTCCAAGACGATACCCGTAAAATTGGGTGAGGATAATGACCGAGAGAATACCAATAACCCCAAGTAACACCGCGATAAGCATAATAAATAGATGATTTCGGATATATATTAAGTCTGGTATGTGAGTTGCAGAAAGAAATTTAGTCAGACATATCCTCTTCTACAAATTAGCTTTTTAATGAGAACACAAGATCCGAACTTTCATCAATCACCCTCTCAGCCCTGACAAAGCTTCCTTTGATGCCGACATTCTTCCCTTCATACCATGTCCCAAATACCCGGACATTGTCATCCATTGAGACCGCACAGATCCCCGGATAGACCACAATAACTGAACTTTTCTGAGCCCTGATCGTGAAAACACTCTCATATCTGCCGAATATCTTTCCCAATACAATACCTATTGGAATTCCAATAAAGGAATTTGCTTTCTCGTAGATCCTCGAATCAGCCAGTACCTTCCCCTCAAACTCCTCCTGAACAGGAGCGGCCTTTGACACCTTTGGAACCCCCATATCCCGGACAGGGACCAATAAAATGATAATAACCAATAAAGCCAGAAGAACTCCTGAGAGCAACTGACCTATGTAGTTGCAATAAAGCAGTATCACCAGTCCTATTAATACCCCGGCGATAATTCGATCCCTATAATTAGTATCCATTGAATCACCTGAACCCATTATTCGTACACACCCTCATCGGTCACTACATGCCCTTTTACAGTTACCCAACCATCCTGTCCCCCGGTAAGTTCTGTAGAGATACGGTCATTGTAACCATTGTAGCTCCAGCCATACACCCACCACTGGTTCAGACCTTCCATTCTCACTGAGATCTGTACATTGGTATCAGAACCTGTTTCATAATCCGCATAGATACGACTCTCATATTCATACAACTGAGTATGCTCTCCACGGGATACGGGATGTGCAGGATCATCAATTGCTACCTCCAGACCACACTTTGGAGCTAACATCGCCTCGCTCCCAAAAGGATACCTGGTATTTATTTCCGGCTCCACCTCCAGGTTCATCCCGAAGCCGAACAACTCCAGCACCGGAGTTTCGTCCGAATATTCACCAGAGGTCATCCACTCATCTGCAACATCAGGATCATTCACAGGATCATCTTCAGGGACAGCAACTGGATACGAATGATAGGTCGGCACGATCTCATCTGCAGTAATACTGAGCATCGGACCGTACTCCGTATCTACAAGACTGAAATTCCACCCCTCTGGCATATTATGAAGATTCTCAGAGATTAAACTTTCAGCTACCTTCGACCTGTTTTCAAAGACAGGAACCGGCAGGTAAAATGTAACATTTTCCAGTGTAGAACTGGTAGCGATCACTACACCATACTCATAGTCACTTCTGTAACTATCCTCATAGGATTTTTCACCGCTGTAAATTCCTATGGCACCAATTATGACCAGCAGTAGAACGAAAAACAAAACAACTCCAATCCCCAACTTTCTAAACCAGTTCATAAGCGATCACCAGAAATATGATATTCTTTTTAATAATCAAATGCTAACGAAGGGTTCGAGATGATAAGCCGTTTTACTTCTCCCACAGGCAACATATACCCATAGACCTCATCCAGCTTTGGGTTTGACACATCAACACCGTATATCTCAAGATATCGTTGCCTTGCATCCGCTTCGATCACGATCATTTCCTCTTCGCTAATGACCATTTCATAGTCTACCCCTTCCACCATACCTTCAGGAGACTCACCATCCTCAGTTACAAGTAACCTCACATCACTATTCAGCACAGTACCCTCCAGATAATGAGGTAGTTCCCCCTTTGCAAACTTTATGTCGTTCTCAGTTACGTTGAATTCAGAATAAAGCTCATCCAATTCCTCATCAGTATAACTTATATCCGCTGACATACCACCATTTTCACCATGATCCACCCCAACAGCCAGAATAACAATAGAGCACAATGAAACAACCACCAGAACTGCTGCCAATGTTTTCCTCATATGACCCACACCTTAACGATCCATGTGTATGCTTGGGCAACTGACCCAAAAAACAGCTGCCCGAATGTTAACATCAGTTCATCGATCCTGCGATCTCCAACAACTCATCCTTGTCCAGGGAAGCGGTTATCACCAGCTCAATATCATCCACATCCCATCGAAGCATTTTATTCCCATAAACCTCAACAAAGTCCCCGGGAGAGCCATTGACATCAACACTCTCGGAACCAGGGAACTCCGTTGGTCCGGGGAAACCGGCTTCATAGAATATTTCAGTAATATGCAACTGGGAGTCACCATTAATGTAAACCAGAGTTACCCTTTGCAGGACCTGACTCCCGGATGCGAACTCGCTGTTATCGAACAGTGATGCATGATCGAAGTCGTAGCCCTCAGGGATATAGGATGGATGGAGAATATCAAAATCTGCTTTTTCCTGTGCTTCCTCCAAGGTTATATCCTCAGGAAGAGCAAACTCGTTCATGTCAAGGGTGCTAACTTCTGCACCCTCGGGGATCTCGAACTCGAATACTTCATCTGAAATACCGGTATTCACCTGCAAATTGCGGACCTCTACTGAAATAATTACGTTTCCATCGGTATCATAAATGTCATACTTCAACGGCATCCAGGTCTCTTCATCGACCCAGACCTTGATATTCCCGGTAAATGGCCCTGCTGAAGGTACTTCCTCTTTTGGCTCAAGGTTCATTATGAAAGTGTTCCTGCCTTCGATCTTTTCCATTCCGGAAAAAGAGACATCGCTTTCATTCAGGAACTGTGCAATTAGACCAGCATAATTTATTTCCTGATCCAGATCAAGATCCGGCATTTCCATTATAACGACCGAGT is part of the Methanococcoides orientis genome and harbors:
- a CDS encoding Mur ligase family protein — encoded protein: MKRAIYEIYNKSGGWTWRLRNKEEMLAYSGKMFSSSSEAWREVDRVRAMAARLAGINAYQDIPLDEIPSMEIENADAIDWHLTFCSGNTVACSARHFDVHEDAKEMRKELLRDMVGAVKVFVMDESDDLLTLKIEKHGPFGCFNCFLKRGHKHRDLLDLTDTRIDVVGIRGKSSTVHRLSEIFTRRGYNTLAKVTGNRPHLIVNGFTIPIERMGPNVTLYENIHGYQEFIPVIESYTPDERKDVAIFENQAITEYTTRMVNDVFVKPHIVVVTNVRQDHLSTLGRDKSEIARAFARSIPKGTVVINCEQNEVLQDYMKKEIEKRGATVRNVEVPDEHRGLLGSETVHSLNYVLDEVGSEPIPFEELDSYLKAMQPRWMELEGCTIFNAAEVNDVESTEMIRQQLAGKNKILPFVYLRDERRGRSFSFVNYLNHLFEKGYIDEVLVGGCTTDPFARNLKAPTRQFSASDNASLVLDEMEKKGLPIILMGNTVDDFMRQMEIEISKRVKMGNNKHYSPEVDTLEKMSANIS
- a CDS encoding poly-gamma-glutamate biosynthesis protein PgsC/CapC, yielding MLIAVLLGVIGILSVIILTQFYGYRLGGVIVVPVLAVYTCKNFLMLPLFFAGAIIAYVGLRYLQKKTMIYGRDELVATLLLGSVLPVIALFFMKGVGYDLTDVVFFGSILPGLAAYNYSRIKPEYRLHDAMASVGIFIGLVAAAWFLVTPAISDAIGMLTPAILFSPTSDLALLKNAAVDTYPAPAIIDRFSAFILFMVSLILSEFVRKVSGIRVGVVSMAILAIFSIENKWFFALYFINLFASFIGISLIQKATLIYGRNLIGLGTCISLLLTIPLVFIFPVSRGLSIFFLGLIAGLNAYNLHVTPPAERKLFVPLQLSLLAPLIVLARALGEGQPQGLFHEFGLVQLLVVVLGAAISIAFVKYNWVRKPLDEHVWNASLFSEEDE
- a CDS encoding outer membrane lipoprotein-sorting protein is translated as MIRNIARTKVLFVLLLIFSAFLSAGCVDDQVSAEEIAEKMQQKNDLIEDSSFTLYMTMSLMGQESVMEQDMIQKKEKMRSVTKQPAEQAGTIVVSNGETMWTYDPRQNSVVIMEMPDLDLDQEINYAGLIAQFLNESDVSFSGMEKIEGRNTFIMNLEPKEEVPSAGPFTGNIKVWVDEETWMPLKYDIYDTDGNVIISVEVRNLQVNTGISDEVFEFEIPEGAEVSTLDMNEFALPEDITLEEAQEKADFDILHPSYIPEGYDFDHASLFDNSEFASGSQVLQRVTLVYINGDSQLHITEIFYEAGFPGPTEFPGSESVDVNGSPGDFVEVYGNKMLRWDVDDIELVITASLDKDELLEIAGSMN